From Rudanella lutea DSM 19387, a single genomic window includes:
- a CDS encoding DUF3109 family protein, protein MILIENTVISDDIADKFFVCNLDKCKGACCVEGDLGAPLEADELHILQRIYPKVKPYLSPEGIAAIEKQGLYEPDGEGGFVTTTVGGRECVFATWNDKGILKCGIEDAYNDGKVDWKKPISCHLYPIRVTKYDQYHALNYDRWPICSPACGLGKELNVPVYKFVREALIRAYGEAWYAELVAEIEGTTNDEQ, encoded by the coding sequence ATGATTCTGATTGAGAATACGGTCATCAGCGATGACATTGCCGATAAGTTCTTCGTTTGCAACCTTGACAAATGCAAGGGGGCCTGCTGTGTTGAAGGCGATTTGGGGGCCCCCCTCGAAGCCGACGAACTGCACATTCTGCAACGCATTTACCCGAAGGTAAAGCCTTACCTCTCGCCCGAAGGCATTGCCGCTATCGAAAAACAGGGTTTGTACGAGCCCGACGGTGAAGGGGGGTTTGTGACGACGACCGTGGGCGGGCGAGAGTGTGTGTTTGCCACCTGGAACGATAAGGGAATCCTGAAATGCGGGATCGAAGATGCCTACAATGATGGCAAAGTCGATTGGAAAAAGCCGATTTCGTGCCACCTGTACCCGATTCGGGTGACCAAGTACGATCAGTATCATGCTCTCAACTACGACCGGTGGCCTATTTGCAGCCCGGCCTGCGGACTTGGTAAAGAGCTGAACGTGCCTGTTTACAAATTCGTCCGCGAAGCCCTGATTCGGGCCTACGGCGAAGCCTGGTATGCCGAGCTGGTAGCCGAAATCGAAGGAACAACGAACGACGAGCAGTGA
- a CDS encoding MGMT family protein, with product MQQRDYFEDVYEVVRQVPLGRVTTYGAIARYLSLRAGARMVGWAMNASHTRPDVPAHRVVNRLGILSGKHFFGSPTRMQELLEAEGVLVSDDRITDFKTRLWDPTEELTL from the coding sequence ATGCAACAGCGCGATTACTTTGAGGATGTGTACGAGGTGGTGCGGCAGGTGCCGCTTGGCCGTGTGACGACCTATGGAGCCATTGCGCGGTATCTGAGTTTGCGGGCCGGTGCCCGAATGGTGGGCTGGGCCATGAATGCCAGCCATACCCGCCCCGATGTACCCGCGCACCGCGTTGTAAACCGGCTAGGCATTTTGTCGGGTAAACATTTCTTTGGTAGCCCCACCCGGATGCAGGAGCTTCTGGAGGCCGAAGGTGTCCTGGTCTCCGACGACCGAATCACCGATTTCAAAACCCGCCTGTGGGACCCCACCGAGGAGTTGACTTTGTAA
- the mtgA gene encoding monofunctional biosynthetic peptidoglycan transglycosylase, translating to MSENRPRNSNANRQPDASYSAMGSTGSRNTASAGTGRANTGGSAWAQGRRFLREHPWVGKLYRIAAQLALYLFLFSIGWVIVLKWVPVWVTPLVVSRWWDTLGTDQSSRVYKDWTSYENISKEAALAVVASEDQAFPYHWGFDFDEIQDAIKENQRRKRPRGASTISQQVAKNVFLWNGRSYIRKGLEVYFTVLIELVWGKKRILEVYLNVAETGPMTFGVEAASQRYYDHPAKSLSRDEAARIAAVLPNPIRFSIANPSNYIQRRTRQISRQMRALGGQKYVRNL from the coding sequence ATGTCTGAAAATCGCCCGCGCAACAGCAACGCCAACCGCCAACCCGATGCCTCGTACTCGGCCATGGGCTCAACGGGTTCACGCAATACGGCCTCGGCGGGCACGGGGCGCGCCAACACAGGCGGGTCGGCCTGGGCGCAGGGGCGTCGGTTTTTGCGGGAGCACCCGTGGGTGGGCAAACTCTACCGGATAGCCGCCCAACTCGCGCTGTACCTCTTTCTGTTTTCGATCGGCTGGGTGATTGTGCTCAAGTGGGTACCCGTCTGGGTGACTCCGCTGGTGGTGTCGCGGTGGTGGGATACCCTCGGCACCGACCAAAGCAGCCGGGTGTATAAAGACTGGACTTCGTACGAAAACATCAGCAAAGAAGCCGCCCTGGCGGTAGTTGCCTCCGAAGATCAGGCCTTTCCGTACCATTGGGGCTTCGACTTCGACGAAATTCAGGATGCCATCAAGGAAAACCAACGGCGCAAACGCCCACGGGGAGCCAGTACCATTTCGCAACAGGTAGCCAAAAACGTGTTTCTCTGGAACGGCCGGAGCTACATTCGGAAAGGGCTTGAAGTGTACTTCACCGTACTGATTGAACTGGTGTGGGGCAAAAAACGGATTCTGGAAGTGTACCTGAACGTAGCCGAAACAGGCCCCATGACATTTGGCGTGGAAGCGGCCAGTCAACGCTATTACGACCACCCGGCTAAGTCGCTCTCCCGCGACGAAGCCGCCCGGATTGCGGCCGTACTGCCCAATCCGATCCGGTTCTCAATTGCCAACCCTTCCAACTACATCCAACGCCGAACCCGGCAAATTTCCCGGCAAATGCGTGCCCTCGGCGGGCAGAAATACGTCCGGAATCTGTAG
- the hemW gene encoding radical SAM family heme chaperone HemW, whose product MHLYLHIPFCKQACHYCDFHFSTNLSRKDAMVEAIRTEIGLQATYLPPSELQTVYFGGGTPSLLTEAELARLFDTIHGRFSIAPDAEITLEANPDDLTPAKLTMLRRYVNRLSIGIQTFSEEALRWMNRAHNAAEAEQCVRLAREAGFDNLSIDLIYGIPLFSVWQYDLDRALSLNVPHLSAYALTIEPDTAFGRWTQKGKLPALDEGLAADHFEQLTQTLAGAGYEHYEISNFAKPGHYARHNTAYWQQRPYLGVGPSAHSYNGHSRQFNVANNALYLRAIEAGELPAETETLTPADRVNEYLLTGLRTQWGCSLTELSQLTGGDFEQQQASALGELYEQQWLQKADGFLRLTQAGKLFADRVAASLFVD is encoded by the coding sequence ATGCATCTGTACCTCCATATTCCGTTTTGTAAGCAGGCCTGCCACTACTGCGATTTTCATTTCAGCACCAACCTGAGCCGAAAAGACGCGATGGTGGAGGCTATCCGAACCGAAATAGGCCTGCAAGCCACCTATTTACCCCCCTCCGAACTGCAAACCGTGTATTTCGGAGGGGGTACTCCCTCGTTACTGACCGAAGCCGAACTGGCCCGTTTGTTCGACACGATTCATGGGCGGTTTAGCATAGCCCCCGATGCCGAAATTACGCTTGAAGCTAACCCCGACGACCTGACGCCCGCCAAACTGACCATGCTCCGGCGGTACGTGAACCGGCTCAGTATTGGTATCCAAACGTTTAGCGAGGAGGCTCTGCGCTGGATGAACCGCGCCCACAATGCCGCCGAAGCTGAGCAATGTGTACGGCTGGCCCGCGAGGCTGGTTTCGACAATCTCAGTATCGACCTGATCTACGGCATTCCGCTTTTCAGCGTCTGGCAGTACGACCTCGACCGCGCCCTGTCGCTGAACGTTCCGCACCTATCAGCGTATGCACTCACCATTGAACCCGATACGGCATTTGGCCGCTGGACACAGAAAGGCAAACTCCCGGCTCTCGACGAAGGCCTGGCCGCCGACCATTTCGAGCAACTCACCCAAACGCTTGCTGGTGCAGGCTACGAGCACTACGAGATTTCGAATTTTGCCAAACCCGGCCATTACGCCCGGCACAATACGGCCTACTGGCAGCAACGCCCGTACCTGGGCGTGGGGCCAAGTGCGCACTCGTACAATGGCCATAGCCGACAGTTCAACGTGGCCAACAATGCGCTGTATCTGCGGGCAATCGAAGCCGGTGAGCTACCCGCCGAAACCGAAACCCTGACCCCGGCCGACCGGGTCAACGAGTATCTGCTGACGGGCCTACGCACCCAGTGGGGCTGCTCGCTGACCGAACTGAGCCAACTCACAGGAGGTGATTTTGAGCAACAACAGGCCTCGGCCCTGGGCGAGTTATACGAACAACAATGGCTACAAAAAGCCGACGGTTTTCTCCGGCTCACGCAGGCGGGCAAGCTCTTTGCCGACCGGGTAGCGGCCAGTCTGTTTGTAGATTAA
- a CDS encoding GNAT family N-acetyltransferase, translating to MTLRYEWHTDPLPPALAAELAQLIAQIFGDQSPEQVAAELDYQQARTPLWVGLAFDGPVLVGYKIGYERKPGHFYSWLGGVLPAYRGQGIASALMTEQHNWCRQQGYHTLRTQTYNRWRSMLILNLRHGFDIVGTVQGTRGLTLVLEKKLTN from the coding sequence ATGACACTTCGCTACGAATGGCATACCGACCCGTTGCCCCCTGCGCTTGCGGCCGAACTCGCACAACTCATTGCCCAAATTTTTGGCGACCAATCGCCCGAACAGGTTGCTGCCGAACTGGATTACCAACAGGCGCGTACCCCACTTTGGGTCGGGCTGGCGTTTGATGGCCCCGTACTTGTTGGCTACAAAATCGGGTATGAGCGCAAACCGGGGCATTTTTACAGTTGGCTCGGCGGAGTACTACCGGCCTACCGGGGACAGGGCATTGCCTCGGCACTCATGACGGAGCAGCACAACTGGTGCCGCCAACAGGGCTACCATACCCTACGCACCCAAACATACAATAGGTGGCGTTCGATGCTGATCCTAAACCTGCGGCACGGGTTCGACATTGTTGGAACGGTGCAGGGTACACGCGGACTGACCCTTGTGCTCGAAAAGAAGCTGACTAATTAA
- a CDS encoding DoxX family protein has protein sequence MLSSLYSLSRFRDFGVLLLRLAFGLQLVLSAWPYMSDPAKLTEFTNYLTTLGFPFPGPGAVVSAYTEFLGGILLILGLWTRPVALVVAFNFLVALLLGHVFIADTYENSYPSANLLVVTLFLAFNGAGAYSIDARLGHR, from the coding sequence ATGCTCTCTTCTCTGTATTCTTTATCACGGTTTCGTGATTTTGGTGTGTTGCTGCTCCGGCTGGCATTTGGGTTGCAACTGGTGCTGTCGGCGTGGCCTTACATGAGTGATCCGGCCAAACTAACCGAATTTACTAACTACCTGACTACGCTCGGGTTTCCATTTCCGGGGCCGGGGGCAGTCGTGTCGGCCTACACCGAGTTTTTGGGCGGAATATTGCTGATACTCGGCCTTTGGACTCGTCCGGTGGCTCTGGTGGTGGCGTTTAACTTTCTGGTGGCGCTCTTGCTGGGTCACGTATTCATAGCCGACACGTACGAGAATTCGTATCCGTCGGCCAACCTGCTGGTAGTCACTTTGTTTTTGGCGTTCAATGGGGCTGGTGCGTACAGTATTGATGCTCGGCTGGGCCACCGTTAA
- a CDS encoding N-acetylmuramoyl-L-alanine amidase, whose translation MKPFVTGLCLYLLPALLWAQTPTVRDTLLTGFTRSELTPLYYGLGTDRLGGARMETLDSAVVLNLTGLDSSGRFWRVRLAPSLSGFLPVEQVRIDTTARYPTGGLTGNWTVSGDAALPGNDVLAIRLPARLPYRGQLLADGHLIVDLFGVTSNTNWITQRESAGVIRDVWFEQLADEILRVHVTLKKPRSWGYSLGYAKNTLTMRVRRGPAKPRLRGMTVAVDAGHGGSNTGARGLETGVLEKDMTLDVARQVRDLLTRKGVRVIMTRDTDTNIGPTARLRAMRQLMPDLLVSIHFNASGIRAVRGMSTYYKHLGFRPLSQVMLRELLRVKTGIPGEKMPEFGNVGHFNFFFNTPTEYPNVLVEGPFLSNSADEQLIVDPRFRKRMARAIATGIRKGIR comes from the coding sequence ATGAAACCATTTGTTACGGGTCTGTGCTTGTATTTGCTGCCCGCCTTGCTCTGGGCACAAACCCCCACCGTGCGCGACACCCTGCTGACCGGCTTCACCCGCTCCGAACTGACCCCGCTTTACTACGGACTCGGTACCGACCGGCTGGGTGGGGCACGCATGGAAACCCTCGATTCGGCCGTGGTGCTTAACCTGACTGGGCTCGACTCGTCGGGGCGTTTCTGGCGAGTTCGATTGGCCCCGTCGCTGTCGGGGTTTTTGCCGGTTGAGCAGGTACGTATCGATACCACGGCCCGCTACCCAACCGGTGGCCTGACGGGTAACTGGACGGTTTCGGGCGATGCTGCGTTGCCCGGCAACGATGTATTGGCGATTCGGCTCCCGGCGCGGCTTCCGTACCGGGGGCAACTCCTGGCCGATGGTCACCTTATTGTAGACTTGTTTGGCGTCACCAGCAACACTAACTGGATAACCCAACGCGAATCGGCTGGGGTTATCCGAGATGTATGGTTTGAGCAGCTTGCCGACGAAATCCTGCGCGTTCATGTGACCCTGAAAAAGCCACGGAGCTGGGGGTACAGTTTAGGTTACGCCAAAAATACCCTGACCATGCGGGTTCGGCGGGGGCCTGCGAAACCCCGGCTGCGCGGCATGACGGTTGCCGTCGATGCCGGACATGGCGGCAGTAATACCGGGGCGCGTGGGCTGGAAACGGGCGTGCTCGAAAAAGACATGACCCTTGATGTAGCCCGACAGGTACGCGACCTTCTCACGCGTAAAGGCGTGCGGGTAATCATGACCCGCGATACCGACACCAACATAGGCCCAACGGCCCGGCTTCGGGCGATGCGGCAGCTCATGCCCGACCTGTTGGTGAGTATTCACTTCAATGCGTCGGGGATCCGGGCGGTACGGGGCATGAGTACGTACTACAAGCACCTGGGGTTTCGGCCGCTGAGTCAGGTGATGCTGCGGGAGTTGTTGCGGGTGAAAACAGGTATTCCGGGCGAAAAAATGCCTGAATTTGGCAATGTGGGGCACTTCAATTTCTTTTTCAATACACCCACTGAGTACCCCAACGTGCTGGTGGAGGGGCCATTTTTGAGTAACTCCGCCGATGAGCAGCTCATTGTTGACCCGCGCTTCCGCAAACGCATGGCGCGGGCCATTGCTACCGGTATCCGAAAGGGGATTCGTTAA
- a CDS encoding PhzF family phenazine biosynthesis protein: MRLYQLDAFTDRLFAGNPAAVCPLTEWLPDETMQQIAAENNLAETAFYTHNPATGRYHIRWFTPTVEVDLCGHATLATAYVIFSLEPFSGNVDEIYLDSRSGELKVCRQGDWLVLDFPSDTLQRANVQPPALLSGLEQRPLEIYKGKSDYLLVYGSQAEIENLNPNFRELASVPARGVIVTAPGVDSPGESGVDFVSRFFAPQSGVDEDPVTGSAHTTLIPYWAERLGKTELTARQISRRGGYLRCKHNGERVDIAGQVKLYMTADIHVG, encoded by the coding sequence ATGCGTCTTTACCAACTCGATGCCTTTACCGACCGGCTTTTTGCCGGAAACCCGGCCGCGGTATGCCCACTCACCGAGTGGCTGCCCGACGAGACTATGCAGCAAATTGCGGCCGAAAACAACCTGGCCGAAACCGCTTTTTACACCCACAACCCGGCTACGGGCCGCTACCACATCCGCTGGTTTACGCCCACCGTCGAGGTCGACCTGTGCGGCCACGCTACGCTGGCCACCGCCTACGTCATTTTCTCGCTGGAGCCCTTTTCGGGGAATGTCGACGAAATTTATCTGGATTCGCGTAGTGGTGAGCTGAAAGTGTGCCGTCAGGGCGACTGGCTCGTACTCGACTTCCCGTCCGACACGCTTCAGCGGGCCAATGTGCAACCGCCCGCCTTACTGAGTGGCCTCGAACAACGCCCCCTCGAAATTTATAAGGGGAAGTCCGATTACCTATTGGTGTACGGCTCACAGGCCGAAATCGAGAACCTCAACCCCAATTTCCGCGAACTGGCCTCGGTGCCGGCGCGGGGCGTTATTGTTACGGCTCCCGGCGTGGACTCGCCGGGCGAATCAGGGGTGGATTTTGTGTCGCGGTTCTTTGCTCCACAATCGGGCGTCGACGAAGACCCTGTCACGGGCTCGGCCCACACGACCCTCATCCCGTACTGGGCCGAACGGCTCGGCAAAACCGAACTCACCGCCCGCCAAATTTCGCGCCGGGGGGGCTACCTCCGCTGCAAACACAACGGTGAACGAGTCGATATTGCGGGTCAGGTGAAGCTATACATGACCGCCGATATTCACGTCGGGTGA
- the hxpB gene encoding hexitol phosphatase HxpB codes for MIQAAIFDMDGLLVDSEPHWRAVEIDIFATVGLHLTDDECKLTTGLPTDAVAEYWFERRPWDETIRTRAEIGEAILEGAHRQIGLHAEPMPGAVEILRFFHDRGIPTAIASASPMNLIEVVIDRLGIRSLLKTWHSATLEARNKPAPDVYLGAARKLGVTPTHCLAFEDSGNGLKSAHAAGMITVAVPALFEAEEPKFAIANLIIPSLLAFDEPTFQSLEATIP; via the coding sequence ATGATACAAGCAGCCATATTTGACATGGACGGCCTTCTGGTGGACTCAGAACCCCACTGGCGCGCCGTAGAAATTGACATTTTTGCCACGGTAGGCCTTCATCTGACCGACGACGAGTGTAAACTCACCACCGGTCTGCCCACCGATGCCGTAGCCGAGTACTGGTTTGAGCGTCGGCCGTGGGATGAGACCATTCGGACGCGGGCCGAAATTGGCGAGGCTATTCTCGAAGGAGCCCACCGTCAGATTGGCCTCCACGCCGAACCTATGCCGGGTGCCGTCGAGATTCTTCGTTTCTTCCACGACCGGGGCATCCCAACGGCTATTGCGTCGGCCTCGCCCATGAACCTGATCGAGGTTGTTATTGACCGGCTGGGCATTCGGTCGTTGCTGAAAACCTGGCATTCGGCCACGCTCGAAGCCCGCAACAAACCCGCGCCCGATGTGTATCTGGGGGCAGCCCGAAAGCTGGGCGTAACACCCACCCATTGCCTTGCTTTTGAGGACTCAGGTAATGGCTTAAAATCAGCGCACGCGGCCGGTATGATTACTGTGGCCGTACCTGCCCTGTTTGAAGCCGAAGAACCTAAATTTGCTATTGCCAATCTGATTATTCCGTCGTTATTGGCTTTCGACGAGCCTACTTTTCAATCGCTGGAAGCCACCATTCCCTAA
- a CDS encoding YciI family protein, with protein MLYVVHAYDGTDEQALDRRMAVRPNHFEGVRKLKEMGHYVVGGALLSPEGQMIGSMMLLDFETEAQLQDWLSWEPYVQGKVWEKIDIKPFRQAQL; from the coding sequence ATGCTTTACGTTGTACACGCCTACGATGGCACCGACGAACAGGCGCTCGACCGCCGGATGGCCGTCCGCCCAAACCATTTTGAGGGAGTTCGCAAACTAAAAGAGATGGGTCATTACGTGGTGGGCGGAGCCCTGCTCAGTCCCGAGGGTCAGATGATTGGCTCTATGATGCTCCTCGATTTCGAGACCGAAGCCCAGCTTCAGGACTGGCTATCGTGGGAACCTTACGTGCAGGGCAAAGTCTGGGAGAAAATAGACATCAAACCCTTCCGGCAAGCACAGCTCTGA
- a CDS encoding prolyl oligopeptidase family serine peptidase — translation MLRLYYLAIAVMACPAFAQPQPAASSSRLTVEKIMQDPKNWVGTSPSGVFWAEDGKTVYFNWNPEKAKGDSLYKVVLAGDRKPQKVSPAERRSLPSGPGVYNRDRSLKLYDKNGDLFLVDCRTYQTRQLTNTVDREANPQFSGDERAVVFSRGGNLFRMTLSNGELSQITYFDPGTKRAEVKPNTQETLLKKEQLGLFDVLRERKEKRDESEKIDKGDTPRRPKQFYTEGRMLMSPQLSPDGKFVTFTLAKAASGAKSTVVPSYVTESGFTEDLPARTKVGAPLASYELFVYDIDRDTVQAVSLRTVPGITDRINFTGGAATSAKPDTSKRAALRSVTISNVLWSPQATNRYAVLVLRAQDNKDRWIMQLDPATRTLKLIDRQHDDAWVGGPNIGFGPNPGTLGFLADGQTLYFQSEADGYSHLYTVNLTTGERKQLTSGRFEVQQVTLSKDKQFFFLTTNEVHPGEQHLYRMAVTGGPRERLTTMTGANDVTLSPDERSMVIRHSYANRPWELYLAGLEQQSIANSKKQTAPKKEAGSVGATPVQLTDSPTAEFKAYPWRDPQVVTIPARDGQAIYARLYKPSGDVKPNGRAVVFVHGAGYLQNAHKWWSQYFREYMFHNLLVDKGYTVLDIDYRASAGYGRDWRTGIYRHMGGKDLTDHVDAAAWLVKNHGVEANRIGIYGGSYGGFITLMAMFTTPGTFAAGAALRPVTDWAAYNHGYTANILNEPQTDSLAYRRSSPIYFADGLKGHLLICHGMVDVNVHYQDAVRLAQRLIELKKENWELASYPMEDHGFVEPTSWMDEYKRILKLFEERL, via the coding sequence ATGCTCCGTCTGTACTACTTAGCCATTGCGGTAATGGCATGCCCGGCGTTTGCCCAACCGCAACCGGCCGCTTCATCGTCCCGTCTGACCGTCGAGAAAATCATGCAGGACCCTAAAAATTGGGTTGGCACCTCGCCCTCGGGCGTTTTCTGGGCCGAAGATGGCAAAACCGTCTATTTCAACTGGAACCCCGAAAAAGCCAAAGGGGACTCGCTTTACAAGGTAGTGCTCGCGGGCGACCGTAAGCCGCAGAAGGTAAGCCCCGCCGAGCGCCGGAGCCTGCCCTCGGGCCCCGGTGTGTATAACCGCGACCGCAGCCTGAAACTCTACGACAAAAACGGCGATCTGTTTCTGGTCGATTGCCGTACCTACCAGACCCGGCAGTTGACCAATACGGTGGATCGGGAGGCTAATCCGCAGTTTTCGGGCGACGAGCGGGCGGTGGTGTTTTCGCGTGGCGGCAATCTGTTTCGCATGACCCTGAGCAATGGCGAGCTGAGCCAGATTACCTACTTTGATCCCGGCACCAAACGGGCTGAGGTTAAGCCCAATACCCAGGAAACCCTGTTGAAAAAAGAGCAGCTGGGCCTGTTCGATGTATTGCGCGAGCGGAAGGAAAAGCGGGATGAATCCGAAAAAATTGACAAAGGCGATACGCCAAGGCGGCCCAAACAGTTTTATACCGAAGGCCGGATGCTTATGAGCCCGCAACTGAGTCCCGACGGTAAGTTTGTTACGTTTACGCTCGCCAAAGCGGCTTCGGGTGCCAAAAGTACCGTGGTGCCCAGCTACGTAACCGAGTCGGGCTTTACCGAAGACCTGCCCGCCCGGACCAAAGTGGGAGCTCCGCTGGCCTCGTACGAGTTGTTTGTGTATGATATTGACCGCGACACGGTACAGGCGGTGTCATTGCGAACGGTACCCGGCATTACCGACCGGATCAATTTTACGGGTGGGGCGGCCACATCGGCCAAACCCGACACGAGCAAACGGGCGGCTCTGCGCTCGGTTACGATCTCAAACGTGCTATGGTCGCCACAGGCTACCAATCGGTACGCGGTGCTGGTGCTGCGGGCGCAGGACAATAAAGACCGCTGGATTATGCAGCTCGACCCGGCCACACGCACGCTCAAGCTCATTGATCGCCAACACGACGATGCCTGGGTGGGTGGCCCCAACATTGGGTTTGGCCCGAACCCCGGTACGCTCGGTTTTCTGGCCGATGGACAAACGCTTTATTTCCAGTCTGAGGCCGATGGCTATTCGCATCTGTACACGGTAAACTTGACCACGGGCGAGCGTAAGCAACTGACTTCGGGCCGGTTCGAGGTGCAGCAGGTGACACTTTCGAAGGATAAGCAGTTTTTCTTCCTGACCACCAATGAAGTACACCCCGGCGAGCAACACCTGTACCGGATGGCCGTAACCGGCGGCCCGCGTGAGCGACTGACCACCATGACCGGGGCCAACGATGTAACCCTCTCGCCCGATGAGCGCAGCATGGTCATTCGGCACTCGTACGCCAACCGCCCCTGGGAATTGTATCTGGCTGGTTTAGAGCAACAATCAATAGCAAACAGTAAAAAACAGACCGCACCAAAGAAGGAAGCTGGCTCGGTTGGGGCAACCCCGGTGCAACTGACCGATTCGCCCACGGCCGAGTTTAAGGCATACCCCTGGCGCGACCCGCAGGTGGTGACTATTCCGGCCCGCGATGGGCAGGCTATTTATGCCCGGCTGTACAAGCCATCGGGCGATGTAAAACCCAATGGCCGGGCCGTTGTGTTTGTGCACGGAGCCGGTTATCTGCAAAATGCGCACAAGTGGTGGAGCCAGTATTTCCGGGAGTACATGTTTCATAACCTCCTGGTCGATAAGGGGTACACGGTGCTCGATATTGACTACCGGGCGAGTGCAGGCTACGGCCGCGACTGGCGTACGGGTATTTATCGGCACATGGGAGGCAAAGACCTGACCGACCACGTCGATGCAGCTGCCTGGCTCGTTAAAAACCACGGTGTTGAGGCCAACCGGATTGGTATTTACGGTGGGTCGTACGGTGGGTTTATCACCCTGATGGCTATGTTCACAACGCCCGGCACGTTTGCTGCCGGTGCGGCCCTGCGCCCCGTAACCGATTGGGCGGCCTACAACCACGGCTACACGGCCAACATCCTCAACGAACCCCAGACCGATTCGCTGGCGTACCGTCGGTCGTCGCCGATTTACTTCGCCGATGGGCTGAAGGGCCACTTGCTCATCTGCCACGGTATGGTCGATGTGAATGTGCACTATCAGGATGCCGTCCGGCTGGCC